In one Oscillospiraceae bacterium genomic region, the following are encoded:
- a CDS encoding nucleotide-binding protein, with product MEFVLISGLSGAGKSKAASFLEDMGYYVVDNLPAPLIPKFAELCMAGQGKYDRVCLVTDIRGGQTFDGLFEALDALKKLGLNYKILFVEASVEAIIKRYKETRRIHPLAVNGRSLAETVEQERAALAPVRQRAEYIVDTSVLSTAKLRGEILRLFGSGGPAQDMTVNVISFGFKYGIPMEADLVFDVRFLPNPYYIAELRTQTGLDEPVASFVFGYQQTKDFMTHLENLMGFLLPQYVAEGKTVLVVGVGCTGGQHRSVAVTRALADFIKQKGYNATENHRDMTRA from the coding sequence ATGGAATTCGTCCTCATTTCCGGCCTGTCCGGCGCGGGCAAGAGCAAGGCCGCCTCCTTTCTGGAGGACATGGGCTATTACGTCGTGGATAACCTGCCCGCGCCCCTTATCCCCAAGTTCGCCGAGCTGTGCATGGCGGGGCAGGGGAAGTACGACCGGGTGTGCCTGGTCACCGACATCCGGGGCGGGCAGACCTTCGACGGGCTCTTCGAGGCGCTGGACGCGCTGAAAAAGCTGGGCCTGAACTATAAGATCCTCTTTGTGGAGGCCTCGGTGGAGGCCATCATCAAGCGCTACAAGGAGACCCGGCGCATCCACCCCCTGGCCGTGAACGGCCGCTCCCTGGCCGAGACGGTGGAGCAGGAGCGCGCCGCCCTGGCCCCGGTGCGCCAGCGGGCGGAGTACATCGTGGACACCTCGGTGCTCTCCACGGCCAAGCTGCGGGGGGAGATCCTGCGCCTGTTCGGCAGCGGCGGCCCCGCCCAGGATATGACGGTGAACGTGATCTCCTTCGGCTTCAAGTACGGCATCCCCATGGAGGCCGATTTGGTGTTCGACGTGCGCTTTCTGCCCAACCCCTACTACATCGCCGAGCTGCGGACCCAGACCGGGCTGGACGAGCCGGTGGCCTCCTTCGTCTTCGGCTACCAGCAGACCAAGGACTTTATGACCCACCTGGAGAACCTGATGGGCTTCCTGCTGCCCCAGTACGTGGCGGAGGGGAAGACCGTGCTGGTGGTCGGCGTGGGCTGCACCGGGGGGCAGCACCGCTCGGTGGCCGTGACCCGGGCCCTGGCGGATTTCATCAAGCAGAAAGGCTACAACGCGACGGAAAACCACAGGGACATGACGCGCGCCTGA
- the whiA gene encoding putative sporulation transcription regulator WhiA has protein sequence MSFSSETKRALCREPLSRRCCAQAEAYGVLLYCNRFDAGEIRIVTESPDLARRLPGLFWKAFHVEFDRLPPLDAPAGKRIFTVEAPDKLCAVCAVFGYDPAQSLAHHINYAALEEDHCRTAFFRGAFLAGGSVTDPAKRYHLELATSHYSVSREMSALLLDAGFSPKETTRKANYVTYFKQSEAIEDFLTALGAPLAAMQIMNAKAERSLLGSINRKVNCDAANLDKTVEAAQEQIEAIGRLEARGALEALPDKLRQTARLRVEYPELTLSQLAELCDPPVTKSCLNHRLRKLMELGARNKECGR, from the coding sequence ATGTCCTTTTCGTCCGAGACCAAGCGCGCGCTGTGCCGGGAGCCCCTCTCACGGCGCTGCTGCGCCCAGGCGGAGGCCTACGGCGTACTGCTCTACTGCAACCGCTTCGACGCCGGTGAAATCCGCATCGTCACGGAATCGCCCGACCTGGCCCGGCGTCTGCCGGGGCTGTTCTGGAAGGCCTTCCACGTGGAGTTCGACCGCCTGCCGCCCCTGGACGCCCCCGCCGGCAAGCGGATTTTTACGGTGGAGGCGCCGGACAAGCTCTGTGCCGTCTGCGCCGTGTTCGGCTATGACCCGGCCCAGAGCCTGGCCCACCACATCAATTACGCCGCGCTGGAGGAGGACCACTGCCGCACGGCCTTCTTCCGTGGGGCCTTTCTGGCGGGGGGGTCGGTGACCGACCCGGCCAAGCGCTACCACCTGGAGCTGGCCACCTCCCACTACAGCGTCAGCCGGGAGATGTCGGCCCTGCTGCTGGACGCGGGCTTCTCCCCCAAGGAGACCACCCGCAAGGCCAATTACGTGACCTATTTCAAGCAGAGCGAGGCCATCGAGGACTTTTTGACCGCCCTGGGCGCCCCCTTGGCCGCCATGCAGATTATGAACGCCAAGGCGGAGCGCAGCCTGCTGGGCAGCATCAACCGCAAGGTCAACTGCGACGCGGCCAACCTGGACAAGACGGTGGAGGCCGCCCAGGAGCAGATTGAGGCCATCGGGCGGCTGGAGGCCCGGGGGGCGCTGGAGGCCCTGCCGGACAAGCTGCGCCAGACCGCCCGGCTGCGGGTGGAGTACCCGGAGCTGACCCTGTCCCAGCTGGCGGAGCTGTGCGACCCGCCGGTGACCAAATCCTGCCTCAACCACCGGCTGCGCAAGCTGATGGAGCTGGGCGCCCGGAATAAGGAGTGTGGACGATGA